In Brachypodium distachyon strain Bd21 chromosome 2, Brachypodium_distachyon_v3.0, whole genome shotgun sequence, one genomic interval encodes:
- the LOC100823055 gene encoding GDSL esterase/lipase At4g10955, whose amino-acid sequence MAKPAANQKASDTATTAAPAVASPFEFHVYGPRKLSCTSWRDLLSSSWKNPNYRRMAIACFIQGAYLLELDRQEKRDARTALAPQWWRPFKYRLVQPLVDERDGSIYGAVLEWDRQAALSDYIPFRPARAPAAVVALRGTLLSAPTFRRDVVDDLRFLAWDSLKGSVRFAGALAALRGAARRFGAGSVCVGGHSLGAGFALQVGKALAKEGVFVECHVFNPPSVSLAMSLRGFAETAGELWGRVRAWIPYAGGGGTQQAAADADGGESEAKASLARAGMGKWLPHLYINTNDYICCYYSDAASGTATVAVGGGGGGNGGSKAAGVARMLVVSKGPSKFLAAHGLEQWWADDVELQVALNHSKLVDRQLRSLYAPPPAATGAGT is encoded by the exons ATGGCCAAGCCGGCGGCGAACCAGAAAGCCAGTGAtacggcgacgacggcggcgcctgCTGTGGCAAGTCCGTTCGAGTTCCATGTGTACGGCCCCCGCAAgctgtcgtgcacgagctggCGAGATCTCCTTAGCTCAAGCTG GAAGAACCCCAACTACCGGCGGATGGCGATCGCGTGCTTCATCCAGGGAGCGTACCTGCTGGAGCTGGACCGTCAGGAGAAGCGCGACGCCCGCACCGCGCTGGCCCCGCAGTGGTGGCGCCCCTTCAAGTACAGGCTCGTCCAGCCGCTCGTCGACGAGCGCGACGGCTCCATCTACGGCGCCGTCCTCGAGTGGGACCGCCAGGCGGCGCTGTCGGACTACATCCCGTTCCGCCCCGCCCGAGCGCCCGCGGCCGTCGTGGCGCTGCGCGGGACGCTGCTCAGCGCGCCCACGTTCCGCCGCGACGTCGTGGACGACCTCCGGTTCCTGGCCTGGGACAGCCTCAAGGGCTCCGTCCGCTTCGCGGGCGCGCTGGCGGCGCTGCGGGGCGCGGCGCGAAGGTTCGGGGCCGGCAGCGTGTGCGTGGGCGGGCACTCGCTGGGCGCCGGGTTCGCGCTGCAGGTGGGGAAGGCGCTGGCCAAGGAGGGCGTCTTCGTGGAGTGCCACGTGTTCAACCCGCCGTCCGTGTCGCTGGCCATGAGCCTCAGGGGGTTCGCCGAGACGGCCGGCGAGCTGTGGGGCCGCGTGCGCGCGTGGATCCCCtacgcgggcggcggcggcacccaGCAAGCCGCTGCGGATGCCGATGGCGGCGAGAGCGAGGCCAAGGCGTCGCTGGCGCGGGCCGGGATGGGGAAGTGGCTGCCGCACCTGTACATCAACACCAACGACTACATCTGCTGCTACTACAGCGACGCGGCGAGCGGGACGGCGACCgtggcggtcggcggcgggggcggcgggaaTGGCGGCAGCAAGGCTGCAGGGGTGGCGAGGATGTTGGTGGTGTCCAAGGGGCCGAGCAAGTTCCTGGCGGCGCACGGGCTGGAGCAGTGGTGGGCCGATGACGTCGAGCTGCAGGTGGCGCTCAACCACAGCAAGCTCGTCGACCGCCAGCTCAGATCGCTctacgcgccgccgccggctgcaaCGGGCGCCGGCACTTAG